The DNA region AAGTTTCACATCAACCGAACCTGCGTTATCCAGCAGGTATTTTCTTCTCTTTGTTCCGGGAATAGGAATAATGTTATCGCCTTGCGCCAGCACCCAGGCAAGCGCCAACTGGGCAGGTGTGCAATTTTCTTGAGCCGCAAGTTGTGCAAACTCGTGCGCCAGGCCCATATTATTTTCAGCATTGGCACTTTGATACCGGGGCAGGCTTTTCCTGAAATCGTTATCGGCCAGTTTGGTTACATCCAACGCGTTTGTTACCAAACCACGCACCAGCGGACTGAATGGTACAAATGAAATCCCAAGCTCTTTGCAAACAGGCAAGATCTCAGCCTCAACGTCGCGTGTTAGTAATGAATATTCACTTTGCAAGGCACTGATTGGATGCACCGCATGCGCACGACGGACAGAGTTTGCCGAAGCTTCAGACAGGCCCAGGTATTTTACCTTACCTTCTTTTACCAGGTCGGCCATGGCGCCAACCATGTCCTCAACGGGCACATTTGGGTCAATGCGGTGGGCGTAATACAAGTCAATCACATCCGTTTTTAAGCGTTTTAAACTTTGTTCAACCGCGGTTTTAAGATAAGCCGGCGAACCGTCAAACTCGGTCAACCTGCCATCCGTGCCTGCCCTGAAACCAAATTTGGTAGCAATAAAGATCTTATCACGATTGGGTACCAATACCTTTGATACCAGTTCTTCATTGCGGCCATTGGCATAAACATCGGCCGTATCCCAAAAGTTGATGCCTATTTCTATTGATTTTTCAAGCGTTGCTATCGATTCATCGTCATCCGGCTGACCGTAAGCATGGTTCATGCCCATACATCCCAGTCCAATGGCCGAAAGTTCAACTCCGGTGTTTCCTAATTTTCTGTATTTCATAATGTGGTAGTATTGTTGTATTATCAAAGTACGTGAAATAACAAAAGCACATCAACCTTAATTTATAAGTATTATGTAAGGTTATACATTGCAGATTAAGGTTTTCTGGTTAATTTGAAAAAAAATCAAGTAGTTGTCCAATTTAACCAAACCCGATCGTCTTTTGGTTTTTAACCATTAAATTCAAAAAAACATGAACGAGTTCTTATTGATTTTCAGAAGAGATGCGGAAGCCACAGCAGCAACGCGGTCGCCCGAGCAAATGCAGACGATGATGAATTACTGGCGCGAATGGATTGGCGGGATTGCCGCGCAAAACAAACTTGTTGCCGTAGGCAACAGGTTGGATACCGCCGGCAGCGTAGTAAAACCCGACAATGTGGTAACAGACGGCCCTTATGTTGAGGTTAAGGAGGCTATAGGCGGTTACAGCATTATCAAAGCAACATCGCTGGAAGAAGCCACGGAGTTATCAAAAGGCTGCCCCATTCTATCAGTAGGGGGCAGTGTTGAGGTTCGCCCTATCATTCCAATGGAAATTTAAAATGATTGGCAGCAGCCTCCTATACACGGGAGGCTGCTTGTTTTATTATGCAGCAAGATCAGCTTTTACCACATTTGTTCCGCTCCGAATATCAAAAGATAATCGCGGTATTATGCCATTATTTCGGCTTTGAATATATAGAGGCCGTCGAAGATATCGCCAGTGATACTTTCCTCACAGCTGCCGAAACATGGGGAATCAAAGGGTTACCGGATAACCCTAAAGCATGGCTGTATACAGTGGCCCGCAATAAGGCAACCGATTATGTAAGGCGTGGCTCCAGGTTTAAGCAAAAAATAGCCGAAGGGCTTTCGATAGAGGATAATTACGAGGCAGAGATCGATCTTTCTGACCAGAATATTAGTGATAGTCAGCTGCAAATGATGTTTGCTATTTGTCACCCCGTATTGCCTGCCGAGGCGCAGATTGGCCTGGCGTTACGCATCCTTTGCGGTTTTGGGATTGATGAAATTGCGGAGGCTTTTTTATCAAATAAAGAAACCATTAATAAACGCCTGTTCAGGGCTAAGGAAAAGCTGCGGGAACAAAAGGTAAAGATCGTTTTTCCCGCACCGGCTGATACTGTTAACCGGCTGGGCATCGTACTAAAAACTTTGTACCTGCTGTTTAATGAAGGCTATTACTCCAGTTGTCAGAGTGCTATATTACGGAAAGATTTGTGTTTAGAAGCCATGCGACTTAACTATCTTCTTATAGAAAATAAGCAAACAAACCTGCCCGAGGTAAATGCCTTATTATCACTGATGTGTTTTCATGCGTCGAGGTTTGATGCCC from Mucilaginibacter sp. SJ includes:
- a CDS encoding aldo/keto reductase — its product is MKYRKLGNTGVELSAIGLGCMGMNHAYGQPDDDESIATLEKSIEIGINFWDTADVYANGRNEELVSKVLVPNRDKIFIATKFGFRAGTDGRLTEFDGSPAYLKTAVEQSLKRLKTDVIDLYYAHRIDPNVPVEDMVGAMADLVKEGKVKYLGLSEASANSVRRAHAVHPISALQSEYSLLTRDVEAEILPVCKELGISFVPFSPLVRGLVTNALDVTKLADNDFRKSLPRYQSANAENNMGLAHEFAQLAAQENCTPAQLALAWVLAQGDNIIPIPGTKRRKYLLDNAGSVDVKLTTADLQDIEALLAKYPNTGDRYNEANYKFVDKN
- a CDS encoding YciI family protein — its product is MNEFLLIFRRDAEATAATRSPEQMQTMMNYWREWIGGIAAQNKLVAVGNRLDTAGSVVKPDNVVTDGPYVEVKEAIGGYSIIKATSLEEATELSKGCPILSVGGSVEVRPIIPMEI
- a CDS encoding RNA polymerase sigma factor gives rise to the protein MQQDQLLPHLFRSEYQKIIAVLCHYFGFEYIEAVEDIASDTFLTAAETWGIKGLPDNPKAWLYTVARNKATDYVRRGSRFKQKIAEGLSIEDNYEAEIDLSDQNISDSQLQMMFAICHPVLPAEAQIGLALRILCGFGIDEIAEAFLSNKETINKRLFRAKEKLREQKVKIVFPAPADTVNRLGIVLKTLYLLFNEGYYSSCQSAILRKDLCLEAMRLNYLLIENKQTNLPEVNALLSLMCFHASRFDARVDEHGEMIRYDDQDRMLWNDELIVKGRYYLNLASKGNDAGKYHIEAAIAYWHTVKTDTAEKWENILMLYNRLLIAAYSPAAALNRAYALAKVKGKEKAIIEAEKLKLDTNHLYHVLLGYLYTGVDREKAVSHLQTALKLAKTATDKSRIMKDLKALL